The Agromyces mangrovi genome contains a region encoding:
- a CDS encoding NUDIX domain-containing protein, translating to MAGAEPDEGPRGYSAEYAAAHGRFALVPAAYVFLLAGSGSGSGSGERVLLQRRAGTGFYDGWWGASAAGHVDPGESAVDAAVREAAEEIGVGLEASDLVPLTTLHRRAGSDAAADQRVDFAFSCRRWAGHPSLQEQTADALEWFPLAALPDRVVHHERAVLEGLRDGTLTAITPFGF from the coding sequence ATGGCCGGCGCGGAACCCGACGAGGGACCGCGCGGGTACTCGGCCGAGTACGCGGCGGCGCACGGGCGGTTCGCGCTCGTGCCGGCGGCGTACGTGTTCCTGCTCGCCGGTTCCGGTTCCGGTTCCGGTTCCGGCGAGCGCGTGCTGCTGCAGCGGCGGGCGGGCACCGGGTTCTACGACGGCTGGTGGGGCGCGTCCGCGGCGGGGCACGTCGACCCGGGGGAGTCGGCGGTCGACGCGGCGGTGCGCGAGGCGGCCGAGGAGATCGGCGTCGGCCTCGAGGCATCCGACCTGGTGCCCCTGACCACGCTGCACCGCAGGGCGGGGTCGGATGCGGCCGCCGACCAGCGGGTCGACTTCGCGTTCTCGTGCCGGCGCTGGGCGGGGCATCCGTCGCTGCAGGAGCAGACCGCCGACGCGCTCGAGTGGTTCCCGCTCGCCGCGCTGCCCGATCGCGTGGTGCACCACGAGCGCGCCGTGCTGGAGGGGCTCCGCGACGGCACGCTCACCGCGATCACCCCGTTCGGGTTCTGA
- a CDS encoding prevent-host-death protein yields MQTAPSPETFQSSDLSRHSSRVFAAAVEHPIRVTRRDGESLVLMSQRESDARESLLQLAAQIIGTAIDDEGTLAERMADRLPWMLALDPADQATCADDLVRAARASFATNQAHLAIAELTAWRETALAVAGGLVSGPVDWEATAEPVTRP; encoded by the coding sequence ATGCAGACCGCGCCCTCGCCCGAGACCTTCCAGTCGTCTGATCTGAGCCGCCACTCGAGCAGGGTGTTCGCGGCAGCCGTCGAGCACCCGATTCGGGTGACCCGGCGTGACGGGGAGTCCCTGGTGCTGATGTCGCAGCGGGAGTCCGACGCTCGCGAGTCGCTGCTGCAGCTCGCGGCGCAGATCATCGGCACCGCGATCGACGACGAGGGAACCCTCGCGGAGCGCATGGCCGACCGCCTGCCGTGGATGCTCGCACTCGACCCGGCCGATCAGGCGACCTGTGCGGACGACCTCGTACGGGCAGCACGCGCCTCGTTCGCGACGAACCAGGCCCATCTCGCGATCGCCGAGCTGACCGCTTGGCGCGAGACCGCACTCGCCGTGGCGGGCGGACTCGTGAGCGGCCCGGTCGACTGGGAAGCCACAGCAGAACCCGTCACCCGGCCGTAG
- a CDS encoding fatty acid desaturase family protein, giving the protein MNANPTSALEAPRPDRTPANSDFTDLARIMRGEGLLRRRYGYYWTKLIAVPVVMAAAITGFVLVGDTWWQLFTAVLFAFLFTQVAFLGHDAAHRQIFRSGRWNDWISIILGSLFIGMSYGWWQHKHTRHHANPNRIGSDPDIELPVIAFTPDQMRRPRPAPLQWLIAHQGVFFFPILLLEGISLHASSVRRVFVREHLARRAAEAGLLAVRLLGFPVLVLLVLSPGKAALFLAVELGLFGVYMGMSFAPNHKGMPLVPKNLKLDFLRRQVMMSRNIRGSRAIDFLMGGLNYQIEHHLFPSMPRPHLRRAAPIIAEYCREKGVPYVRTGLWQSYGIVLRYINRVGLGERDPFECPLVAQRSAIG; this is encoded by the coding sequence ATGAACGCCAACCCGACTTCGGCGCTCGAGGCGCCGCGACCCGATCGGACGCCCGCGAACAGCGACTTCACCGACCTGGCCCGGATCATGCGCGGCGAGGGACTGCTCCGCCGCCGCTACGGCTACTACTGGACGAAGCTCATCGCCGTGCCCGTCGTCATGGCCGCCGCGATCACCGGCTTCGTGCTGGTCGGCGACACCTGGTGGCAGCTGTTCACCGCAGTGCTGTTCGCGTTCCTGTTCACCCAGGTCGCGTTCCTCGGGCATGACGCCGCGCACCGGCAGATCTTCCGCTCCGGTCGGTGGAACGACTGGATCAGCATCATCCTCGGGTCGCTGTTCATCGGCATGAGCTACGGCTGGTGGCAGCACAAGCACACCCGCCACCACGCCAACCCGAACCGCATCGGCTCCGACCCCGACATCGAGTTGCCCGTGATCGCCTTCACGCCCGACCAGATGCGGCGCCCGCGCCCTGCTCCGCTGCAGTGGCTCATCGCGCACCAGGGCGTGTTCTTCTTCCCCATCCTGCTGCTCGAGGGCATCTCGCTGCACGCGTCGAGCGTGCGCCGGGTGTTCGTGCGCGAGCACCTCGCACGTCGCGCCGCCGAGGCCGGCCTGCTCGCCGTGCGGCTGCTGGGGTTCCCCGTGTTGGTGCTGCTCGTGCTCTCGCCGGGCAAGGCGGCCCTCTTCCTCGCGGTCGAGCTCGGCCTGTTCGGCGTCTACATGGGCATGTCGTTCGCGCCGAACCACAAGGGCATGCCGCTCGTGCCGAAGAACCTGAAGCTCGACTTCCTGCGTCGCCAGGTCATGATGAGCCGCAACATCCGCGGCTCGCGCGCGATCGACTTCCTGATGGGCGGGCTCAACTACCAGATCGAGCACCACCTCTTCCCATCGATGCCGCGCCCGCATCTGCGCCGGGCGGCGCCGATCATCGCCGAGTACTGCCGTGAGAAGGGCGTGCCGTACGTGCGCACCGGGCTCTGGCAGAGCTACGGCATCGTGCTGCGCTACATCAACCGCGTCGGCCTGGGCGAGCGCGACCCGTTCGAGTGCCCGCTCGTCGCGCAGCGCTCGGCCATCGGCTGA
- a CDS encoding SDR family NAD(P)-dependent oxidoreductase, giving the protein MSWYPVALPRLDRRTFLVTGANAGLGFFTSARLAGQGAHVVLSGRNPERLAAAVAALRERLPEASVDTLVMDTSSLASVGAAASQVQAFDRLDGLVLNAGMVHTPRAREESADGNELVLATNHLGHFAFVAQVLPVLERSDAARIVWLGSLSSRLSGFGIDDLQLERRYDAWTAYAHSKIATQSTGFELARRLGAAGSPVASIVAHPGYSISGRTPRVPGVNAPSTGERFADHLQSPFTQGKHRGAEPVLVAATSPDALNGDYWGPIGWTKGAPVRQVPTRTSTDAAVAARLWQLSEQWAGVTMPVGG; this is encoded by the coding sequence ATGAGCTGGTACCCCGTGGCGCTGCCCCGCCTCGACCGGCGCACCTTCCTCGTCACCGGCGCGAACGCCGGCCTCGGGTTCTTCACGAGCGCCCGGCTCGCAGGCCAGGGGGCGCACGTCGTGCTGAGCGGGCGGAACCCGGAGCGGCTGGCCGCGGCCGTGGCGGCGCTGCGGGAGCGGCTGCCGGAGGCATCCGTCGACACCCTCGTCATGGACACGTCGTCGCTCGCCTCGGTCGGCGCCGCCGCGTCGCAGGTGCAGGCGTTCGACCGCCTCGACGGACTCGTGCTGAACGCGGGCATGGTGCACACACCCCGAGCGCGGGAGGAGTCCGCCGATGGCAACGAGCTCGTGCTCGCCACCAACCACCTCGGGCACTTCGCGTTCGTCGCGCAGGTGCTTCCGGTGCTCGAGCGGTCGGATGCCGCGCGCATCGTCTGGCTCGGCTCGCTGTCGTCCCGGCTCAGCGGGTTCGGCATCGACGACCTCCAGCTCGAGCGACGCTACGACGCGTGGACGGCGTACGCGCACTCGAAGATCGCGACCCAGTCGACCGGCTTCGAGCTCGCGCGCCGACTCGGGGCAGCGGGGTCTCCGGTCGCGAGCATCGTCGCGCACCCCGGCTACTCGATCAGTGGGCGCACCCCGCGCGTGCCCGGGGTCAACGCACCCTCGACCGGCGAGCGCTTCGCCGACCACCTGCAGTCGCCGTTCACGCAGGGCAAGCACCGCGGTGCCGAGCCCGTGCTCGTCGCGGCGACGTCGCCCGACGCGCTGAACGGCGACTACTGGGGCCCGATCGGCTGGACCAAGGGCGCGCCGGTGCGCCAGGTGCCGACGCGCACGTCGACGGATGCCGCGGTGGCGGCGCGGCTCTGGCAGCTGTCGGAGCAGTGGGCCGGCGTCACGATGCCCGTGGGCGGGTGA
- a CDS encoding DMT family transporter: protein MAGLLGGELAGQLACLGAVVCYGFSLGYTKKFLSSRPIAPTTFAFLNIGIAGLIMALLTPVVAWQPVDLDTTIVLSLLALGVLGTGLAYIWQVNVLRAWGPTGMSTVTYVTPVVGVVLGVLLLQERFGWHEPVGALLVLAGILLAQGRVDALLARRAVAGGPASPAAQPGR, encoded by the coding sequence GTGGCAGGTCTCCTCGGCGGCGAGCTCGCCGGCCAGCTCGCGTGCCTCGGCGCGGTCGTCTGCTACGGGTTCAGCCTCGGCTACACCAAGAAGTTCCTGAGCTCGCGGCCCATCGCCCCGACGACCTTCGCGTTCCTCAACATCGGCATCGCGGGGCTCATCATGGCGCTGCTCACGCCCGTGGTCGCGTGGCAGCCGGTCGACCTCGACACGACGATCGTGCTCAGCCTGCTCGCCCTCGGCGTGCTCGGCACCGGGCTCGCCTACATCTGGCAGGTCAACGTGCTGCGCGCGTGGGGGCCGACCGGCATGTCGACCGTCACCTACGTCACGCCCGTCGTCGGCGTGGTGCTCGGCGTGCTGCTGCTGCAGGAGCGGTTCGGCTGGCACGAGCCGGTCGGTGCGCTGCTCGTGCTCGCGGGCATCCTGCTCGCGCAGGGCCGGGTCGACGCGCTGCTCGCGCGGCGGGCGGTCGCCGGAGGGCCCGCTTCGCCAGCAGCGCAACCCGGCCGTTGA
- a CDS encoding GIY-YIG nuclease family protein, whose amino-acid sequence MGGEGEHGVGGAGVGERSSVGCRAADASGRACDRMAEPGAPVPLCTRHLLLAYDWVSRDVGVTDLLPGPCRACGGRVGVRYPSGWVCATCEWRAGDVPDGDAAPPRVEVVYYLRFDDRVKIGTTANPRGRFQALPYDEVLAFERGGRALEQRRHGEFAAHRIPGTEWFEQHAELDAHVAALRAGVDDPWDVYARWVSAALALRGA is encoded by the coding sequence ATGGGTGGCGAGGGCGAGCACGGCGTGGGTGGTGCCGGCGTGGGAGAGCGCAGCTCGGTCGGGTGCAGGGCGGCGGATGCCTCGGGCCGCGCGTGCGACCGCATGGCGGAGCCGGGTGCCCCGGTGCCGCTCTGCACGCGGCACCTGCTCCTCGCGTACGACTGGGTGTCGCGCGACGTGGGCGTGACCGACCTGCTGCCCGGGCCGTGCCGTGCGTGCGGCGGCCGGGTGGGCGTGCGGTACCCGTCGGGGTGGGTCTGCGCGACGTGCGAATGGCGGGCCGGCGACGTACCCGACGGCGACGCCGCCCCGCCGCGCGTGGAGGTCGTGTACTACCTACGGTTCGACGACCGAGTGAAGATCGGCACGACCGCGAACCCGCGCGGGCGGTTCCAGGCGTTGCCGTACGACGAGGTGCTCGCGTTCGAGCGCGGCGGGCGGGCGCTGGAACAGCGCAGGCACGGGGAGTTCGCCGCCCACCGCATCCCGGGTACCGAGTGGTTCGAGCAGCACGCCGAGCTCGACGCGCATGTGGCGGCGCTCCGCGCCGGGGTCGACGACCCGTGGGACGTCTACGCCCGCTGGGTCAGCGCCGCGCTCGCCCTCCGCGGCGCGTAA
- a CDS encoding DMT family transporter — protein MTHGNTGAIAQAPSELRAAAASAPAPGPGRLSVVLQFIGMGLIWGASFLFMKVALDGVSYSQVSWSRLVLGGLTLAVIVAVMRPRVGAGPVLPREPIVWVHFTVIAITFCVIPHTLFAWAEQYVTSSLASIYNAVTPIATALMATLAFRVERLSALRWAGVGVGVIGVIVIIGPWQVSSAASSPASSRASARSSATGSASATPRSS, from the coding sequence GTGACACACGGCAACACCGGGGCGATCGCACAGGCCCCCTCCGAACTGCGCGCCGCAGCGGCATCCGCCCCCGCCCCTGGCCCCGGCCGACTCTCGGTCGTGCTCCAGTTCATCGGCATGGGGCTCATCTGGGGCGCGAGCTTCCTGTTCATGAAGGTCGCGCTCGACGGCGTGAGCTACTCGCAGGTCTCGTGGTCGCGGCTCGTGCTGGGCGGGCTGACCCTCGCCGTCATCGTCGCCGTCATGCGACCGCGCGTCGGCGCCGGCCCGGTGCTGCCGCGCGAGCCCATCGTGTGGGTGCACTTCACGGTGATCGCGATCACCTTCTGCGTCATTCCGCACACGCTGTTCGCCTGGGCGGAGCAGTACGTCACGTCGAGCCTCGCGTCGATCTACAACGCGGTCACGCCCATCGCGACCGCGCTCATGGCCACGCTCGCGTTCCGCGTCGAGCGCCTGAGCGCCCTGCGCTGGGCCGGTGTCGGCGTCGGCGTGATCGGCGTGATCGTCATCATCGGCCCGTGGCAGGTCTCCTCGGCGGCGAGCTCGCCGGCCAGCTCGCGTGCCTCGGCGCGGTCGTCTGCTACGGGTTCAGCCTCGGCTACACCAAGAAGTTCCTGA
- the purL gene encoding phosphoribosylformylglycinamidine synthase subunit PurL — protein sequence MTDTVSTTATLDTVEHAAATPDKEQPYAALGLKPDEYDQIREILGRRPTSGELAMYSVMWSEHCSYKSSKKYLRQFGKKVTDEMRQHLMVGMGENAGVLDIGEGWAVTFKIESHNHPSYIEPFQGAATGVGGIVRDIISMGARPVAVMDALRFGKIDDPDTARVVHGVVSGISFYGNCLGLPNIGGETWFDPVYQANPLVNALAVGVLRHEDLHLANAKGAGNKVVLFGARTGGDGIGGASILASDTFAEGGPTKRPAVQVGDPFAEKVLIECCLELFAGDLVEGIQDLGAAGISCATSELASNGDGGMSIVLDEVLLRDPTLTAEEILMSESQERMMAIVRPEKLEGFLEVVGKWDVETSVLGEVTDTGRLSITWRGEEIVNVDPRTVAVDGPVYDRPVRKPKWLKALNADSATALPRPTSPDELRAQFLQLVGSPNLADASWVTSQYDHYVLGNTALASPDDAGMIRVDEESGLGVSVATDANGRYCQLDPYAGAQLALAEAYRNVAATGAVPMGVSDCLNFGSPENPEVMWQFKQAVEGLADGCLELAIPVTGGNVSFYNQTGDVPIHPTPVVAVLGVIDDVARRIPSGWQDDGHNIYLLGITREELDGSAWAGVVHDHLGGTPPVVDLPGEQRLAELLRAASLEGLIDSAHDLSDGGLAAALAEGVLRFGIGARVVLGEVLDRDGVDVASALFSESQGRVIVTVPREDDVKFRGLCEGRDYPVARIGVTDAASGSLEVQDAFTVSIDELRGTHRAPLADAFGPVVGY from the coding sequence GTGACCGATACCGTCTCCACCACGGCCACCCTCGACACCGTCGAGCACGCTGCCGCCACCCCCGACAAGGAGCAGCCGTACGCCGCGCTCGGGCTGAAGCCCGACGAGTACGACCAGATCCGCGAGATCCTCGGGCGGCGCCCCACGAGCGGTGAGCTGGCCATGTACTCGGTCATGTGGAGCGAGCACTGCTCGTACAAGTCGTCGAAGAAGTACCTGCGCCAGTTCGGCAAGAAGGTCACCGACGAGATGCGCCAGCACCTCATGGTCGGCATGGGCGAGAACGCCGGCGTGCTCGACATCGGCGAGGGCTGGGCGGTCACGTTCAAGATCGAGTCGCACAACCACCCGAGCTACATCGAGCCGTTCCAGGGCGCCGCGACCGGCGTCGGCGGCATCGTGCGCGACATCATCTCGATGGGCGCACGCCCCGTCGCCGTGATGGACGCGCTGCGCTTCGGCAAGATCGACGACCCCGACACGGCCCGCGTCGTGCACGGCGTGGTGAGCGGCATCTCGTTCTACGGCAACTGCCTCGGCCTGCCGAACATCGGCGGCGAGACCTGGTTCGACCCGGTGTACCAGGCGAACCCGCTCGTCAACGCGCTCGCGGTCGGCGTGCTCCGCCACGAGGACCTGCACCTCGCCAACGCGAAGGGCGCCGGCAACAAGGTGGTGCTCTTCGGCGCCCGCACGGGCGGCGACGGCATCGGCGGCGCGTCGATCCTCGCATCCGACACCTTCGCCGAAGGCGGCCCCACCAAGCGCCCCGCGGTGCAGGTGGGCGACCCGTTCGCCGAGAAGGTGCTCATCGAGTGCTGCCTCGAGCTGTTCGCCGGCGACCTGGTCGAGGGCATCCAGGACCTCGGCGCGGCCGGCATATCGTGCGCGACCTCGGAGCTCGCGTCGAACGGCGACGGCGGCATGTCGATCGTGCTCGACGAGGTGCTGCTGCGCGACCCCACGCTCACGGCCGAGGAGATCCTCATGTCGGAGAGCCAGGAGCGCATGATGGCGATCGTGCGGCCCGAGAAGCTCGAGGGCTTCCTCGAGGTCGTCGGCAAGTGGGACGTCGAGACGAGCGTGCTCGGCGAGGTCACCGACACCGGGCGCCTGTCGATCACCTGGCGCGGCGAGGAGATCGTGAACGTCGACCCCCGCACGGTCGCCGTCGACGGCCCGGTCTACGACCGACCGGTGCGCAAGCCCAAGTGGCTGAAGGCGCTGAACGCCGACTCGGCCACCGCGCTGCCCCGGCCCACCTCGCCCGACGAGCTGCGCGCGCAGTTCCTGCAGCTGGTCGGCTCGCCGAACCTCGCGGATGCCTCGTGGGTGACCAGCCAGTACGACCACTACGTGCTCGGCAACACCGCGCTCGCCTCCCCCGACGACGCCGGCATGATCCGCGTCGACGAGGAGTCGGGCCTCGGCGTCTCGGTCGCGACCGACGCGAACGGCCGCTACTGCCAGCTCGACCCGTACGCCGGCGCGCAGCTCGCCCTGGCCGAGGCGTACCGCAACGTCGCCGCGACCGGCGCCGTACCCATGGGCGTCTCCGACTGCCTGAACTTCGGTTCGCCTGAGAACCCCGAGGTCATGTGGCAGTTCAAGCAGGCCGTCGAGGGGCTGGCAGACGGATGCCTCGAGCTGGCGATTCCCGTCACCGGCGGCAACGTCTCGTTCTACAACCAGACCGGTGACGTGCCGATCCACCCGACGCCGGTCGTCGCCGTGCTCGGCGTGATCGACGACGTCGCCCGCCGCATCCCGTCGGGCTGGCAGGACGACGGCCACAACATCTACCTGCTCGGCATCACGCGCGAGGAGCTCGACGGCTCGGCCTGGGCCGGCGTCGTGCACGACCACCTGGGCGGCACCCCGCCCGTGGTCGACCTGCCTGGTGAGCAGCGCCTCGCCGAGCTGCTGCGCGCGGCGTCGCTCGAGGGTCTCATCGACTCGGCGCACGACCTCTCCGACGGCGGGCTCGCCGCCGCGCTGGCGGAGGGCGTGCTGCGCTTCGGCATCGGCGCCCGCGTGGTGCTCGGCGAGGTGCTCGACCGCGACGGCGTCGACGTGGCATCCGCCCTCTTCTCGGAGTCGCAGGGCCGCGTGATCGTGACCGTGCCGCGCGAGGACGACGTGAAGTTCCGCGGCCTGTGCGAGGGCCGCGACTACCCGGTCGCGCGCATCGGCGTGACGGATGCCGCGTCGGGCTCGCTCGAGGTGCAGGACGCGTTCACCGTGTCGATCGACGAGCTGCGCGGCACGCACCGCGCGCCGCTGGCCGACGCGTTCGGCCCGGTCGTCGGGTACTGA
- a CDS encoding pilus assembly protein CpaE, translating to MISRELALELREAGLTWHPSSGDRFQLDLTSDVEPEVEADVFTVSEMTIEPHDYATGTILGFNGTTEWALDSVDLADAVWLPREEQLRDLLRATFRALRRLDDAFEVEIELAGERLRFEHPDPAEAYGMALLELVGRTR from the coding sequence GTGATCAGCCGCGAGCTGGCGCTCGAGTTGCGGGAGGCGGGGCTGACCTGGCATCCGTCGTCTGGCGACCGGTTCCAGCTCGACCTCACGAGCGACGTCGAGCCCGAGGTCGAGGCCGACGTCTTCACCGTGAGCGAGATGACGATCGAGCCGCACGACTACGCGACCGGCACCATCCTCGGGTTCAACGGCACGACCGAGTGGGCGCTCGACTCGGTCGACCTGGCCGACGCCGTCTGGCTGCCGCGCGAGGAGCAGCTGCGCGACCTGCTGCGCGCGACCTTCCGTGCACTGCGGCGGCTCGACGACGCGTTCGAGGTCGAGATCGAACTGGCGGGCGAGCGGCTGCGCTTCGAGCACCCCGACCCCGCCGAGGCCTACGGCATGGCGCTGCTCGAGCTGGTCGGCCGCACGCGCTGA
- a CDS encoding SDR family oxidoreductase: MTERIAIVTGAARGIGAAVARRLAADGNAVAVIDLLEDATAETVDAITAAGGRAIGIGADVSDSAAVASAVARVADELGAPTILVNNAGILRDNLLFKMTDDDWDLVMQVHLRGAFLMSRAVQAHQVEAKWGRIVNLSSTSALGNRGQANYAAAKAGMQGFTKTLAIELGRYGVTANAIAPGFIQTDMTRATAERIGVPFDEFVAATVQQIPVQRAGVPDDIAAAASYFCSEEAGFCSGQVLYVAGGPTS, encoded by the coding sequence ATGACCGAACGCATCGCGATCGTCACCGGCGCGGCCCGCGGCATCGGCGCCGCCGTCGCCCGCCGCCTGGCCGCCGACGGCAACGCCGTCGCCGTGATCGACCTGCTGGAGGATGCCACAGCCGAGACCGTCGACGCGATCACCGCCGCGGGCGGCCGCGCGATCGGCATCGGCGCCGACGTGTCCGACTCCGCCGCCGTGGCATCCGCCGTCGCCCGCGTCGCCGACGAGCTCGGGGCGCCGACGATCCTGGTCAACAACGCGGGCATCCTGCGCGACAACCTGCTCTTCAAGATGACCGACGACGACTGGGACCTGGTGATGCAGGTGCACCTGCGCGGCGCGTTCCTCATGAGCCGCGCGGTGCAGGCGCACCAGGTCGAGGCGAAGTGGGGGCGCATCGTGAACCTGTCGAGCACGTCGGCGCTCGGCAACCGCGGGCAGGCGAACTACGCGGCCGCGAAGGCCGGCATGCAGGGCTTCACGAAGACCCTCGCGATCGAGCTGGGCCGCTACGGCGTGACCGCGAACGCGATCGCGCCGGGCTTCATCCAGACCGACATGACCCGCGCGACCGCCGAGCGCATCGGCGTACCGTTCGACGAGTTCGTCGCCGCGACCGTGCAACAGATCCCGGTGCAGCGCGCGGGCGTGCCCGACGACATCGCGGCCGCGGCGTCGTACTTCTGCTCCGAGGAGGCCGGGTTCTGCTCGGGCCAGGTGCTGTACGTGGCGGGAGGGCCGACCTCGTGA
- a CDS encoding MaoC family dehydratase produces MTATFDSLAALVEAVAAAPVPLGPGEWFTVDQARIDEFARATEDHQWIHVDVERAKAGPFGAPIAHGFLTLSLLSALASPLLDVRGVAMGVNYGFDRVRFLAPVTVGSRVRVVGQVTDATPGRSGVRVTQDLTVEIEESETPALAAQWLTLVVPRPAL; encoded by the coding sequence GTGACCGCGACCTTCGACTCCCTCGCCGCGCTCGTCGAGGCGGTCGCCGCCGCACCCGTGCCGCTCGGCCCCGGCGAGTGGTTCACCGTCGACCAGGCCCGCATCGACGAGTTCGCCCGCGCGACCGAGGACCACCAGTGGATCCACGTCGACGTCGAGCGCGCGAAGGCCGGCCCGTTCGGCGCGCCCATCGCGCACGGCTTCCTCACCCTGTCGCTGCTGTCGGCGCTCGCCTCGCCGCTGCTCGACGTGCGCGGCGTCGCGATGGGCGTGAACTACGGCTTCGACCGGGTGCGCTTCCTCGCGCCGGTGACGGTCGGCTCGCGCGTGCGCGTGGTGGGGCAGGTGACGGATGCCACGCCAGGGCGATCCGGCGTCCGCGTGACGCAGGACCTCACCGTCGAGATCGAGGAGTCGGAGACGCCCGCGCTCGCGGCCCAGTGGCTGACGCTCGTGGTGCCGCGCCCCGCCCTCTGA
- a CDS encoding mechanosensitive ion channel family protein, with product MEWLQSVFADFQWRSWIGLLLAVGISIGASMVFSWLVQGGIRFVANRDDWPAMLARRLTLPLRVTVFLVGGFVALAVTMPEREWRAAAEHGLKIALIASVAWLLGSLVMFVADLSTARYPRDMDNRHVRRLHTQLQVFQRVAIVIIAVVAVGAILLTFPDVQTIGASMLASAGLASIVAGLALQSVLANLFAGMQLAITGAIHVDDIVVVEDEWGRIKRITLSYVVVEVWDSRTLVLPCTYFTTQPFENWTKEGNELLGTVDFDLDWRVSTTRMRERLEQITAHSDLWDGRTSILQVLDAVGGLVRIRCVISAEDAAKLYDLRCLVREKLVLWVQAENAAALPVQRFEYVDPEAPAPLVLTEPIAVVDKAVDAAEGMFSGSPEAEERAAVFTQTLDVEAVERELAHEFGYTGIDRERELVASTGAIHKIAGRGGEGADYGSADGGSGGEGGR from the coding sequence ATGGAGTGGTTGCAGTCGGTGTTCGCCGACTTCCAGTGGAGGTCGTGGATCGGGCTCCTGCTCGCCGTCGGCATCTCCATCGGCGCGAGCATGGTGTTCAGCTGGCTCGTGCAGGGTGGCATCCGCTTCGTCGCCAATCGCGACGACTGGCCCGCGATGCTCGCCCGCCGGCTCACCCTGCCGCTGCGCGTGACCGTCTTCCTCGTCGGCGGCTTCGTCGCGCTCGCCGTGACGATGCCCGAGCGCGAGTGGCGTGCCGCCGCCGAGCACGGCCTGAAGATCGCGCTCATCGCGAGCGTCGCCTGGCTGCTCGGCTCGCTCGTCATGTTCGTCGCCGACCTGTCGACCGCGCGCTACCCGCGCGACATGGACAACCGGCACGTGCGCCGCCTGCACACGCAGCTCCAGGTCTTCCAGCGCGTCGCGATCGTCATCATTGCCGTGGTCGCCGTCGGCGCCATCCTGCTGACCTTCCCCGACGTCCAGACGATCGGCGCCTCGATGCTCGCGTCGGCCGGCCTCGCGTCGATCGTCGCCGGCCTCGCGCTCCAGTCGGTGCTCGCGAACCTGTTCGCGGGCATGCAGCTCGCCATCACCGGCGCGATCCACGTCGACGACATCGTGGTCGTCGAGGACGAGTGGGGTCGCATCAAGCGCATCACCCTCAGCTACGTCGTGGTCGAGGTGTGGGACTCGCGCACCCTGGTGCTGCCCTGCACGTACTTCACGACCCAGCCGTTCGAGAACTGGACCAAGGAGGGCAACGAGCTCCTCGGCACCGTCGACTTCGACCTCGACTGGCGCGTCTCGACCACGCGCATGCGCGAGCGCCTCGAGCAGATCACCGCGCACTCCGACCTGTGGGACGGCCGCACGTCGATCCTCCAGGTGCTCGACGCGGTCGGCGGGCTCGTGCGCATCCGCTGCGTGATCAGCGCGGAGGACGCCGCGAAGCTCTACGACCTGCGCTGCCTCGTGCGCGAGAAGCTCGTGCTCTGGGTGCAGGCCGAGAACGCCGCCGCTCTGCCGGTGCAGCGCTTCGAGTACGTCGACCCCGAGGCCCCCGCACCGCTCGTGCTCACCGAGCCGATCGCGGTGGTCGACAAGGCGGTGGATGCCGCCGAGGGCATGTTCTCCGGTAGCCCCGAGGCCGAGGAGCGGGCCGCCGTGTTCACGCAGACGCTCGACGTCGAGGCGGTCGAGCGCGAGCTGGCGCACGAGTTCGGCTACACGGGTATCGACCGCGAGCGGGAGCTCGTCGCGTCGACCGGTGCGATCCACAAGATCGCGGGTCGCGGTGGGGAAGGTGCCGACTACGGCTCGGCCGACGGCGGTTCGGGCGGCGAGGGCGGTCGCTAG